CTTGCGCCGCTATCCCAGGGCGCGCCGGATCCGCGCCGGGACCGGATCGCAGAACGGGTGGTCAACACATTCATGGTCCCCCATCACCGCATGCCCCGTTACATGCTGGCCGGCGCCATTCATATCACCATTCTGACCGGTTTTATCGTTATCTCGCTGCGCTGGATTACGTTGCCGCTGATGGGCATATTCGACGGTTTTGCACTGCCGGGGTTTGGGGGGCTGCTGGGAAGCATTTATACCAACGTAAAAGATCTTGTGGCCACCTTTGTCCTGATCGCCTGTACGGTTGCCATCATTCGTCGGGTCGTATTTCATCCGAAAAGATACAGCGTGCCTGCCAGATTCGGCAAAGAGCGGACATGGGAAACACCGGTCGCGCTTCTGCTGATTGCGCTGCTGATGGTCGCGGATATGTTTTTCCAGGGGAGTCAGGTTGCGGCCGGCCTTCACAAAGGAATAGAGGCGCCGCTGATGATTCCCGCAACCGGAATCTGGTTTGTCTCACACCTGTTGGCGGCGACTTCGGGTGAAAAATTCCAGGCGATCCACCTGGGCGCATACTATTTCCACGAACTGGCATTTTTCTTCTTCCTCTGCCTTCTGCCATTCGGCAGGTTTTTTCATCTGATTACTTCGATCCCCACTCTTTTCTCCATGAAACTGAACAAAGGGACCGTTAAGCCGGTGCGCTGGGGTGTGGCCGAAGATAAAATCGAAGCGCTTGAAACCTTTGGCGTGAACAAGTTTGAAGATTTCACATGGAAGCACATGCTTGATTTTTACGCCTGTGCGGACTGCGGCCGGTGTTCGGACCAGTGCCCGGCCAACGCAGTCGGCCGACCGCTTTCACCCCGGTTTATCTCCATCAAATGCCGCGACTATGCCCATCAATTATATCCCCTTCGGGGTGAAAAAGCCGAGAGCAAGACGCTGATCGGCCACGTCCTGGAGGAGGATGAAATCTGGTCCTGCACGACCTGCGGCGCCTGTGAAGAAGAATGCCCGCTTCTGATCGAATATATCGACAAGATTGTGGATTTGCGTAGATACATGGTGGACCAGGGACTGGTGCCGCAATCCCTGCAAAAACCCCTGGGGGCCATCGAAAAGCGGGGGAACCCCTATGGGAAGATGGAAAAAAAACGGGCTGAATGGGCAGCCGAACTGACGGAAGGCGCCCCGGTGAAAGTTCTCCAAAAAAATGCAACGGCGGAAACGCTTTATTTTGTGGACAGCATAACGTCTTTTGATGACCGCATCCAGCAGATCGCCCGGGCAACGGCGCGGGTGCTGGC
This genomic stretch from Desulfobacterales bacterium harbors:
- a CDS encoding (Fe-S)-binding protein, whose protein sequence is MEPVLISPANATILGIPSVVFSVLIPLVGLGFLVLLIYKRLAPLSQGAPDPRRDRIAERVVNTFMVPHHRMPRYMLAGAIHITILTGFIVISLRWITLPLMGIFDGFALPGFGGLLGSIYTNVKDLVATFVLIACTVAIIRRVVFHPKRYSVPARFGKERTWETPVALLLIALLMVADMFFQGSQVAAGLHKGIEAPLMIPATGIWFVSHLLAATSGEKFQAIHLGAYYFHELAFFFFLCLLPFGRFFHLITSIPTLFSMKLNKGTVKPVRWGVAEDKIEALETFGVNKFEDFTWKHMLDFYACADCGRCSDQCPANAVGRPLSPRFISIKCRDYAHQLYPLRGEKAESKTLIGHVLEEDEIWSCTTCGACEEECPLLIEYIDKIVDLRRYMVDQGLVPQSLQKPLGAIEKRGNPYGKMEKKRAEWAAELTEGAPVKVLQKNATAETLYFVDSITSFDDRIQQIARATARVLAAARIDFGILGPEERDSGHEVRRFGEEMLFLDLKDRNTEAILNAGVSKIVTSDPHAMNALKNDYTEIPPVKHISQTIARALKAGTIQLKTVEDPTAVYTYHDPCYLGRHNGIYDIPREVIDAIPGIRRVDMQKCRDRSFCCGGGGLMLYYEPIEETRMGKLRVEMAKNAGATVIVTACPFCLVNIEDAIKTSGLEGQMQVVDIVELIDLHLIRSS